In the Epinephelus lanceolatus isolate andai-2023 chromosome 6, ASM4190304v1, whole genome shotgun sequence genome, one interval contains:
- the mafaa gene encoding transcription factor MafAa, producing MATDLAMSAELPNSPLAIEYVNDFDLMKFEVKKEPPEADRYCHRLPSGSLSSTPISTPCSSVPSSPSFCAPSPGAQPNQSLTSGVNSSGSSNNSSGNNNHSNAGKPQLEDLYWIPSYQHHINPEALNLTPEDAVEALIGNAHHHHHHHQAYEGFRGQQYVGEDLSAASAAHHHQGHHHHHHHHHGHHARLEDRFSDEQLVSMTVRELNRQLRGFSKEEVIRLKQKRRTLKNRGYAQSCRFKRVQQRHMLETEKCTLQTQVEQLKQDVVRLAKERDLYKEKYEKLASRTYSAGGPANTRDPSGKQANNEFFM from the coding sequence ATGGCCACCGACCTCGCCATGAGCGCAGAGCTGCCAAACAGCCCTCTGGCAATCGAATACGTCAACGACTTTGACCTTATGAAGTTTGAGGTGAAGAAGGAGCCACCGGAGGCCGACCGCTACTGCCACCGCCTCCCGTCGGGCTCTCTGTCCTCCACCCCGATCAGCACACCCTGCTCTTCCGTGCCTTCCTCGCCGAGCTTCTGCGCTCCGAGTCCGGGCGCGCAGCCCAACCAGAGCCTCACCAGCGGGGTcaacagcagcggcagcagcaacaacagcagcggCAACAACAATCACAGCAACGCGGGCAAGCCTCAGCTGGAGGACCTGTACTGGATCCCCAGTTACCAGCACCACATCAACCCCGAAGCGCTCAACCTGACCCCGGAGGACGCGGTGGAGGCCCTCATCGGTAACGcgcaccaccatcaccaccaccaccaggcCTACGAGGGCTTCCGCGGGCAGCAGTACGTCGGGGAGGACCTGTCCGCGGCCTCGGCGGCGCACCATCACCAGggccatcaccaccaccatcaccaccaccacggCCACCACGCCCGCCTGGAAGACCGCTTCTCGGACGAGCAGCTGGTCAGCATGACGGTGCGGGAGCTGAACCGGCAGCTGCGGGGCTTCAGCAAGGAGGAGGTGATCCGCCTGAAGCAGAAGAGACGCACCCTAAAGAACCGAGGCTACGCGCAGTCCTGCCGCTTCAAACGCGTCCAACAGAGGCACATGCTGGAGACCGAGAAGTGCACCCTGCAGACCCAAGTGGAGCAGCTGAAGCAGGACGTGGTGCGTCTTGCCAAGGAGAGGGATCTTTACAAGGAGAAGTATGAGAAGCTGGCCAGCCGGACCTACTCTGCCGGTGGACCCGCGAACACGAGAGATCCGTCCGGGAAACAGGCCAACAACGAGTTCTTCATGTGA